In the Topomyia yanbarensis strain Yona2022 chromosome 3, ASM3024719v1, whole genome shotgun sequence genome, one interval contains:
- the LOC131691147 gene encoding uncharacterized protein LOC131691147, whose translation MKNTEVPTVDITLNLDVNTYETCSRMVQTVIEVLLFQRNQIPFCFQVFRMIVKKISNGSEDNGEPSEWNNYQLNKQRETASKSLETVNQLFEELSTAIQQSRQKFQFLVLFGSTVYTAKEAFVINVPGINRNHYPQYHRNALEGSLNQLKMKLTLADNIHCKPKVTRPTNMFLLISAKTSESTQDTMKDNELNLDNGQLIEGYTLPSKCHKYVINLANANGTQLHCCKEMEVFRDLTLNLEIDDACVESLREARISESSEKSENYTRAMWYQIGNGFKGYKNVSVKGKSVWNYG comes from the exons atgaaaaatactgAGGTGCCAACTGTAGATATAACACTAAATTTAGATGTGAACACATATGAAACATGCTCACGAATGGTTCAAACAGTAATCGAGGTTTTGCTATTTCAACGTAACCAAATTCCGTTCTGCTTCCAAGTGTTTCGAATGATAGTGAAGAAAATCTCAAATGGCTCAGAAGACAACGGCGAACCTTCAGAATGGAACAACTACCAACTAAATAAACAGCGTGAAACTGCATCGAAGTCTTTGGAAACCGTAAATCAACTATTTGAG GAACTTTCAACTGCGATTCAACAAAGCAgacaaaaatttcaatttttggttCTGTTCGGGTCTACTGTATACACAGCAAAAGAAGCCTTTGTGATAAACGTTCCAGGCATCAACCGAAACCATTATCCGCAGTATCATCGTAATGCTCTGGAGGGTTCACTGAACCAGCTTAAAATGAAATTGACTTTAGCGGATAATATTCACTGTAAGCCGAAAGTAACTAGACCAACCAATATGTTCCTATTGATTAGTGCCAAAACTTCGGAATCGACCCAAGATACTATGAAAGATAATGAACTCAATTTGGATAACGGACAGTTGATTGAGGGATACACACTACCATCAAAATGCCATAAATATGTGATCAATCTAGCGAATGCAAACGGTACGCAACTTCATTGCTGCAAAGAAATGGAGGTATTCAGAGATTTAACATTGAATCTTGAAATTGACGACGCATGTGTTGAGTCGTTGCGAGAAGCACGAATAAGTGAGAGTAGCGAGAAGTCGGAAAACTACACCAGGGCAATGTGGTACCAAATTGGAAATGGATTTAAAGGGTATAAAAATGTGTCAGTAAAAGGAAAATCTGTTTGGAACTACGGATAA